One genomic region from Petrotoga miotherma DSM 10691 encodes:
- the serS gene encoding serine--tRNA ligase encodes MLDLKYIRENPQEIKEALTKRNNETSIIDEIISLDEERRKLLKQTETLRAQRNQNSKLVAKLKAQKKNDEADEIIRKGKEISDQIKNLESDLKNIEDNLNYKLLCVPNIPDSTVPIGKDENENLELRKWGKPREFDFEPKAHWDLGTELDLLDFDRAAKLSGSRFTILKGDIARLELALINFMIDLHTKEHGYTFILPPHLVTKESITSSGQLPKFEDDLYKTSLDQMYLISTAEVSLAALHRNETLELNSLPLKYVAYTPCYRREAGSYGKDVRGMIRQHQFNKVELFWYTTPEESSQALEELTSHAEKVLQQLNLPYRVVALCTGDLGFAASKTYDLEVWLPSYNDYKEISSCSNTKDFQGRRGNIRYRDKENKLNFVHTLNGSGLAVGRTLVAIMENYQTANGKIKIPEKLIPYMGKEFIG; translated from the coding sequence ATGTTAGACTTAAAATATATCAGAGAGAATCCACAAGAAATAAAAGAAGCTTTAACAAAAAGAAACAACGAAACTTCTATCATTGATGAAATCATCTCTCTCGATGAAGAGAGAAGGAAATTGTTGAAACAAACCGAAACTCTTAGAGCCCAAAGAAATCAAAATTCAAAATTAGTTGCTAAATTGAAAGCCCAAAAGAAAAATGATGAAGCCGATGAAATAATTAGAAAAGGAAAGGAAATATCAGATCAAATAAAAAATCTAGAATCAGACTTGAAAAACATTGAAGACAATTTAAATTACAAATTATTATGTGTGCCTAATATCCCTGACAGCACTGTACCCATTGGAAAGGATGAAAACGAAAATCTTGAATTAAGAAAATGGGGAAAACCACGAGAATTTGACTTTGAACCAAAAGCTCATTGGGATTTAGGCACTGAATTAGACCTCTTAGATTTTGATAGGGCAGCTAAACTAAGCGGATCTCGATTCACCATTTTAAAAGGAGACATAGCGCGTTTAGAGTTAGCCTTAATCAACTTCATGATCGACTTACATACAAAAGAACACGGTTACACCTTTATACTACCTCCTCATCTAGTTACAAAAGAAAGTATAACTTCATCAGGACAACTACCGAAATTCGAAGATGACCTATATAAAACTTCTTTGGATCAAATGTACCTTATTTCTACAGCGGAAGTTTCTCTGGCAGCTTTACACAGAAACGAAACCTTAGAATTAAATTCACTCCCTTTAAAATATGTTGCTTATACACCCTGTTACAGAAGAGAAGCCGGTAGTTATGGAAAAGACGTAAGAGGAATGATCAGACAACACCAATTCAATAAAGTAGAATTATTTTGGTATACTACTCCCGAAGAATCCTCCCAAGCATTAGAAGAATTAACAAGTCATGCAGAAAAGGTGCTACAACAATTGAATTTACCATATAGAGTGGTTGCTCTATGTACCGGAGATTTAGGTTTTGCAGCTTCCAAAACGTATGACTTGGAGGTGTGGTTGCCTAGTTACAATGATTATAAAGAAATATCATCATGTTCAAATACAAAAGATTTTCAAGGAAGAAGAGGCAACATAAGGTACAGAGACAAAGAAAACAAGTTAAATTTTGTTCACACACTAAATGGTTCAGGATTAGCAGTGGGAAGAACTTTAGTAGCTATAATGGAAAATTATCAAACAGCTAATGGGAAGATAAAAATTCCTGAAAAACTCATACCTTACATGGGGAAAGAGTTCATAGGTTGA
- a CDS encoding DUF370 domain-containing protein, producing the protein MYGLINIGFGNIVVGDRVIAIVSPTSQPLKRLKEIAEQQGKLLEVNHGRKTRAFIITDSGHVIASAIQPETITNRFLQNYYDIEKVLDKIRKEVL; encoded by the coding sequence ATGTATGGATTGATCAACATAGGTTTTGGAAATATCGTTGTTGGTGATAGGGTTATAGCCATTGTTTCCCCTACTTCTCAACCCTTAAAAAGGTTAAAAGAAATCGCAGAGCAACAAGGAAAGCTATTAGAGGTAAACCACGGAAGAAAAACTAGAGCATTTATAATAACCGACTCTGGCCATGTTATAGCCAGCGCAATCCAACCAGAAACAATTACCAATAGATTTTTGCAGAACTATTATGACATTGAAAAAGTTTTAGACAAAATACGCAAGGAAGTATTATAA
- the gmk gene encoding guanylate kinase, with protein sequence MQGLLYIVSGPSGAGKSTVIKSTLDKIIGFSFSVSYTTREKRPGEIDGKDYFFINKSTFLKMKEDGEFLEWAEVHGNYYATSKKFVEKKLKESRGLVLDVDVQGALNIKKIYKNAIYIFILPPSNEDLEKRLKKRGTESKDSLEIRLKDAKWEISHMKDFDYIIVNQEIKESTNQLISVLVAEQLKRERFDERAPFFFKKQL encoded by the coding sequence ATGCAGGGATTGCTTTACATCGTTAGTGGACCATCCGGTGCAGGAAAATCTACTGTTATAAAAAGTACCTTGGACAAAATTATTGGTTTTTCTTTTTCTGTTTCCTATACTACAAGAGAAAAAAGGCCCGGAGAGATTGACGGAAAAGATTATTTTTTTATAAATAAAAGTACTTTTTTAAAAATGAAAGAAGATGGAGAATTTTTAGAGTGGGCTGAGGTTCATGGAAATTATTATGCCACATCCAAAAAATTCGTTGAGAAAAAGTTAAAGGAAAGCCGAGGCCTTGTTTTAGATGTCGATGTTCAAGGAGCTCTAAACATTAAAAAAATTTATAAGAACGCCATATACATTTTTATTTTACCCCCTTCAAATGAGGATCTAGAAAAAAGGCTAAAAAAAAGAGGTACCGAATCAAAAGACTCTCTGGAAATAAGGCTGAAAGACGCAAAATGGGAGATTTCTCATATGAAAGATTTCGATTACATAATCGTAAACCAGGAAATAAAAGAATCAACAAATCAACTGATATCTGTCCTTGTTGCAGAACAACTTAAAAGAGAAAGGTTTGATGAACGTGCTCCGTTTTTTTTTAAAAAACAACTATGA
- a CDS encoding YicC/YloC family endoribonuclease, with protein sequence MRSMTGYGRTTKNIGDYSYNVEIKSLNSKNLNINTSISPLFSPLELKIQNLVKKYFKRGTLRISIDIKLLKTDDIIDVDLGLAKAYYNALNNLINELHLADDVSLEDLLKFKDIVKISIDEKTIDDIWEGIKEVLNEVIETVLKYQKEEGKDLKVFLNGYLNELEDIVIKIEENAQQMKEKYREQVKHNVNSLISNIDNIDENRLEMEIVLLAERADISEEMDRLKSHIRRFKNFLENESNNDSIGQELDFICQEMHREFNTIASKSKILNITNLSLEGRTLVNKIREQVQNLH encoded by the coding sequence ATGAGAAGTATGACCGGTTATGGGAGAACAACAAAAAATATTGGTGATTATAGTTATAATGTTGAAATAAAATCTCTTAACTCCAAAAATCTAAACATCAACACTTCAATCTCACCTTTATTTTCTCCGTTAGAATTAAAGATTCAAAATCTTGTAAAAAAATATTTCAAAAGAGGAACCTTAAGAATTTCAATAGATATAAAATTATTGAAAACAGACGACATAATCGATGTTGACTTAGGGTTAGCTAAAGCCTATTACAATGCCCTCAACAATTTGATCAACGAACTACATCTAGCAGATGATGTTAGTTTGGAAGATTTGTTAAAATTCAAAGATATTGTTAAAATTTCCATCGATGAAAAAACTATCGATGATATTTGGGAAGGTATAAAAGAAGTTTTAAATGAGGTAATCGAAACGGTATTGAAGTATCAAAAAGAAGAAGGTAAAGATCTAAAAGTCTTTCTTAATGGCTATTTGAATGAACTCGAAGATATTGTTATTAAAATAGAAGAAAATGCTCAGCAAATGAAAGAAAAATATAGAGAACAGGTAAAACACAATGTTAATTCTTTGATTAGTAATATTGATAATATCGATGAAAATAGGTTAGAAATGGAAATAGTCTTATTAGCTGAAAGAGCCGACATTAGCGAAGAAATGGACAGGCTAAAAAGCCACATTAGAAGATTTAAAAATTTCTTGGAAAATGAAAGTAATAACGACAGTATAGGGCAAGAACTAGATTTTATTTGTCAAGAAATGCATAGGGAATTCAACACGATCGCCTCCAAGTCAAAAATTTTAAATATAACTAACCTTTCCTTGGAAGGTAGAACCCTGGTTAATAAAATTCGAGAGCAAGTTCAAAATCTTCATTAA
- a CDS encoding DNA-directed RNA polymerase subunit omega, whose protein sequence is MNLGINYDRLLNRAKYKYVIPIIAAKRAETLKNLDELKGVTEKKDYVRISLKELEEGKIQVKNSALLDSLSK, encoded by the coding sequence ATGAATTTAGGAATAAATTACGATAGATTATTAAATAGAGCAAAGTATAAATATGTGATTCCCATTATTGCAGCCAAAAGGGCTGAAACTCTAAAAAACTTAGATGAATTGAAAGGTGTCACTGAAAAAAAAGACTACGTAAGAATCTCCTTAAAAGAATTAGAAGAGGGTAAGATTCAAGTTAAAAATTCGGCTTTATTAGACAGTTTAAGTAAATAG
- a CDS encoding 16S rRNA (uracil(1498)-N(3))-methyltransferase → MPNTFYGKKINEEIILNKEETAHIKITKKVEGEIIKVITGDGFIYTATIVKIGKKETILEIIDKEKPQENYKPYVSVYLGMSKWDRMHLLLEKMVELRANTFYLYRGEKSDINYKNLNKFQRSIIGTSKQTVFAHIPQINFVKFKEIPKKDTLVLDLDGKNDNLRKVLKELKGSQKINLVVGPEYGFSKREKEFFATNEFKTVNLGKSIFRFETSVIYAMSIINYEYNRLFI, encoded by the coding sequence ATGCCAAATACGTTTTACGGCAAAAAAATAAATGAAGAAATTATTTTAAACAAAGAAGAAACCGCACACATAAAAATAACAAAAAAAGTCGAAGGGGAAATAATAAAAGTAATAACGGGAGATGGCTTTATATATACTGCAACAATAGTAAAAATAGGTAAAAAAGAAACGATCCTTGAAATTATAGACAAAGAAAAACCACAAGAAAATTACAAACCATATGTATCAGTATATTTGGGTATGAGTAAATGGGATAGAATGCATTTGCTATTAGAAAAAATGGTTGAATTAAGGGCGAATACTTTTTATCTTTACCGAGGGGAAAAATCAGATATAAATTATAAAAATTTGAACAAGTTTCAAAGGTCCATAATAGGAACTTCTAAACAAACTGTTTTTGCCCATATTCCCCAAATTAATTTTGTAAAATTCAAGGAAATTCCTAAGAAAGACACTCTAGTACTGGACTTAGATGGAAAAAATGATAATTTAAGAAAAGTCTTAAAAGAATTAAAAGGTAGCCAAAAAATAAACTTAGTTGTTGGTCCAGAGTATGGATTTTCAAAAAGAGAAAAAGAATTTTTTGCTACAAACGAATTCAAAACTGTTAATTTGGGTAAAAGTATCTTTCGTTTTGAAACTTCTGTTATATATGCAATGAGTATCATTAACTATGAATACAACAGATTATTTATTTAA